The Diabrotica undecimpunctata isolate CICGRU chromosome 11, icDiaUnde3, whole genome shotgun sequence genome contains the following window.
CAGGTCTAAAAGAATTAAGtcagtaaaataattattagatGGTAGCAAAATCGGATGTCTTTTCTCAAAAGAATACGATGAATTTTTTAATCTACCACCAACACAAAGTATTCGATTTGAATCGAGAAATGGTTGCAACGAAATGAGTTTTCCTTTTGGGCTTATAGGCCTCTTTTTTGTCAAATTGCGTATTTCTTCCGAGAAACATTCATTCTGAACTATCCTTACTAGGTAAAACATAGCGGTTGAAATCTCCTGAGAAGTTAAAGCACCTGAAGCTCTCTCATGAAGGGAAGACTTGGATATTTTGCAATTATTAATGAATCTCAGAATGTAAGCAGTACATCTCTTTAACTTAATTAAACTAGAGAATTGCTTTATTAATGAAAAGTCTAATGTGGCAGACAAAGTAATGACCTCGGCAGTCTTTAACTCCGGAATGTCATCTGGAAGAGAAAATTGTGTAGGATAATCATTTGATTTAAGCCAGGAAGGTCCATGCCACCATAAGTCAGAAGACATGAGTAATAGGGGATTAATTCCACGAGAAGCAAGATCAGCAGGATTATCCTTCGAAACTACGTGGTGCCAACTTTTCCTTTCTGAATCTCAGCGACACGATTTCCTACAAACGTCTTTAATAGTTTTGACTGTGTGCGTATCCATGCCAGAGTGATAGTAGAATCAGACCAATGAAATACTTTATCGAAATTGATATCTGAGGACTTGATTACCCTTTCAGACAAACGAGCAAGTAACAATGCGCCGCACAATTCCAAACGAGGTATACTAATCACCTTAAGGGGTGCAACCTTGGATTTTGCGCATAACAGACGAACCAAAACATGTCCATCAGAATCAACACTCTTAACATAGATTGCAGCACCATATGCCTTGTTGCTGGCATCAGAAAAACCATGTAGCTCACAAGAGATTGAATCCTTTAATTTTACGTACCTAGGTATTTCGATATTATTTAATCTAAGTA
Protein-coding sequences here:
- the LOC140452696 gene encoding uncharacterized protein translates to MCDSDTLRYKVADLPNPNKVTKRIILSRIAQIYDPLGLLSACTITAKIIMQILWQEKQGWDESVPQIIFTQWQHFKKKLLRLNNIEIPRYVKLKDSISCELHGFSDASNKAYGAAIYVKSVDSDGHVLVRLLCAKSKVAPLKVISIPRLELCGALLLARLSERVIKSSDINFDKVFHWSDSTITLAWIRTQSKLLKTFVGNRVAEIQKGKVGTT